CGGATATTAGAAAAAGTCATGAATTATTTAATTGTGGTATCCTATGTGAGCTTATTTATCCTTGGTTTCTCAGATAATCTGAGGGGTCCCCTGTTTCCAGAGATTATTAAATACTTTCATGTTAATGACACCCTAGGAGCTGCCTATTTTGCAGTGACTTCCTTAGTTTCATTTTTTGCAAGTTATTATATTCGAAAACGAAAAGACACCTACTTTTTGCTACAAGTTTTAAATTTGGGTGTTCTTGCTATTGGTGTTTCCTTTTTAATTCAAAGTTTTTCTCAAAATTTTTTGGTCCTTATTCTTGGGGTTTTCTTCTTAGGAATCAGTTTTGGCTTTTTAGGCGTTAGTCAAAACAACTTGGTTATCCAGGGTTCAAAACCCCATAGCCGCTCACGGATGTTGACCGGCTTGCATTCGATGTATGGGATCTCTTCCTTGTTATCCCCCTTGTTTGTTGCCAGTTTTGGCTTTTTAGGATGGAAAAATATTTTGCTCATTTCTTCACTGCTTTCTTTTTTATTTTTCGTGATTGTTTATTATCTTAATTCAAAAAGAAAAAAAATGTTTCGAGAAGGGCAGGCTCAAAATAATAAAGAAATTCATCCTCATTTGCAATGGAAAGAGAAAACCATTTGTTTTGTCATTTCCCTCTATGTGGTTGCTGAAATCATGCTAGGGACACGATTAGCCTTGTTTATGCGTCGCTATTTTGATTCTTCGCTTGAGGAATCCAGTTTTTACGTAACCTTGATGTTTGTTTTTATGATGATAGGACGACTTATCGTTTCATTTTATCCGCCCAAATGGCCTTTAAAAATTCAATTAGTTGGGTCGTTAATTTCTTCGATTTCATTTTTAATCCTGGGTATGTATTTAAATCCCTTTTTTATGGTGCTCTGTGGGTTCACCATGGCTCCGTTTTATCCTCTAGCGCTGTCCTATATTTCAGAACTTAATCCCCAGAAGTCATCAGAAATTGTTTCGACAACTATTGCTATACAAGCCCTATTCGTTGTACTGATGCATCTTGGAGTTGGGAGTATTGCAGATTTAACTAGTTTAAAAATAGCTTTTTGGATAGGACCCATTTGCATGATGGCTTCGTTAATTTTACTTTTTAAAACTAAAA
The DNA window shown above is from Deltaproteobacteria bacterium and carries:
- a CDS encoding MFS transporter, whose protein sequence is MNYLIVVSYVSLFILGFSDNLRGPLFPEIIKYFHVNDTLGAAYFAVTSLVSFFASYYIRKRKDTYFLLQVLNLGVLAIGVSFLIQSFSQNFLVLILGVFFLGISFGFLGVSQNNLVIQGSKPHSRSRMLTGLHSMYGISSLLSPLFVASFGFLGWKNILLISSLLSFLFFVIVYYLNSKRKKMFREGQAQNNKEIHPHLQWKEKTICFVISLYVVAEIMLGTRLALFMRRYFDSSLEESSFYVTLMFVFMMIGRLIVSFYPPKWPLKIQLVGSLISSISFLILGMYLNPFFMVLCGFTMAPFYPLALSYISELNPQKSSEIVSTTIAIQALFVVLMHLGVGSIADLTSLKIAFWIGPICMMASLILLFKTKKEVYE